One window from the genome of Salvia splendens isolate huo1 chromosome 9, SspV2, whole genome shotgun sequence encodes:
- the LOC121747130 gene encoding uncharacterized protein LOC121747130 isoform X1 → MYAPLVHPYFHNFPQEVHHFEDFGCSHKPNTSSGTPNSYDQAFAVSDDNIWGEGDLFNTPQPVIEEPVIGLDPMTVAISMISCGEDVISPQSLSVSDVESSIESGQLLSEVFYECRKDILAKEGNETPLSEVLSINIPTVKSTTDEKMLIDEKSSVECSFQKSVSSSCLRSMDNDVHETPLRPSFLDFAVDDFEAAYGMRRAYSEGDIKALCNGSINHIEWPMGQVRVMSSCISEVRREKLSRYWSKKSKRNFGRKIKYACRKALADSQPRVRGRFAKSEETEAGKKL, encoded by the exons ATGTATGCACCGCTAGTGCACCCCTACTTCCATAACTTCCCTCAAGAAGTTCATCACTTTGAAGACTTTGGCTGCTCTCACAAGCCCAATACTTCATCG GGCACACCAAACAGCTATGATCAGGCGTTTGCTGTCTCTGATGACAACATCTGGGGTGAAGGAGATCTGTTCAACACCCCTCAACCAGTTATCGAGGAGCCTGTCATTGGCCTTGATCCGATGACAGTTGCCATATCAATGATCTCTTGTGGAGAAGATGTCATCTCCCCTCAGTCATTGAGTGTGTCGGACGTTGAGTCGTCGATTGAGAGTGGGCAGCTCCTCAGCGAGGTCTTCTATGAGTGCAGGAAGGATATTTTGGCAAAGGAAGGGAACGAAACTCCGCTCTCTGAAGTCCTCAGCATCAACATCCCTACTGTCAAGAGTACTACTGATGAGAAGATGTTGATAGATGAGAAGTCGTCTGTCGAATGTTCATTTCAGAAGAGTGTTAGCTCCAGTTGTCTGAGATCGATGGACAACGACGTCCATGAGACTCCCCTGAGGCCCAGCTTTCTTGATTTCGCAGTCGATGACTTTGAAGCTGCTTATGGGATGCGACGAGCATACAGTGAAGGAGACATAAAG GCTCTTTGTAATGGTAGCATAAACCACATCGAATGGCCAATGGGGCAAGTGCGAGTGATGAGCAGTTGCATTTCTGAGGTTCGAAGGGAGAAGCTATCAAGATACTGGAGTAAGAAGTCCAAGAGAAATTTTGGCAGAAAAATCAAG TACGCTTGCAGGAAAGCTCTGGCGGATAGCCAGCCGAGAGTTCGAGGAAGATTTGCAAAGAGTGAAGAAACAGAAGCTGGGAAGAAGCTATGA
- the LOC121747130 gene encoding uncharacterized protein LOC121747130 isoform X2: MATRGTPNSYDQAFAVSDDNIWGEGDLFNTPQPVIEEPVIGLDPMTVAISMISCGEDVISPQSLSVSDVESSIESGQLLSEVFYECRKDILAKEGNETPLSEVLSINIPTVKSTTDEKMLIDEKSSVECSFQKSVSSSCLRSMDNDVHETPLRPSFLDFAVDDFEAAYGMRRAYSEGDIKALCNGSINHIEWPMGQVRVMSSCISEVRREKLSRYWSKKSKRNFGRKIKYACRKALADSQPRVRGRFAKSEETEAGKKL; encoded by the exons ATGGCCACGAGG GGCACACCAAACAGCTATGATCAGGCGTTTGCTGTCTCTGATGACAACATCTGGGGTGAAGGAGATCTGTTCAACACCCCTCAACCAGTTATCGAGGAGCCTGTCATTGGCCTTGATCCGATGACAGTTGCCATATCAATGATCTCTTGTGGAGAAGATGTCATCTCCCCTCAGTCATTGAGTGTGTCGGACGTTGAGTCGTCGATTGAGAGTGGGCAGCTCCTCAGCGAGGTCTTCTATGAGTGCAGGAAGGATATTTTGGCAAAGGAAGGGAACGAAACTCCGCTCTCTGAAGTCCTCAGCATCAACATCCCTACTGTCAAGAGTACTACTGATGAGAAGATGTTGATAGATGAGAAGTCGTCTGTCGAATGTTCATTTCAGAAGAGTGTTAGCTCCAGTTGTCTGAGATCGATGGACAACGACGTCCATGAGACTCCCCTGAGGCCCAGCTTTCTTGATTTCGCAGTCGATGACTTTGAAGCTGCTTATGGGATGCGACGAGCATACAGTGAAGGAGACATAAAG GCTCTTTGTAATGGTAGCATAAACCACATCGAATGGCCAATGGGGCAAGTGCGAGTGATGAGCAGTTGCATTTCTGAGGTTCGAAGGGAGAAGCTATCAAGATACTGGAGTAAGAAGTCCAAGAGAAATTTTGGCAGAAAAATCAAG TACGCTTGCAGGAAAGCTCTGGCGGATAGCCAGCCGAGAGTTCGAGGAAGATTTGCAAAGAGTGAAGAAACAGAAGCTGGGAAGAAGCTATGA